A portion of the Bifidobacterium lemurum genome contains these proteins:
- a CDS encoding alpha-amylase family protein translates to MMTATFTPHVMPDWVRYGMFWQVYPLGFCGCDIRRQYGRGFNGRGLDALVDWLDYAIELGASGLLLGPIFESSSHGYDTLDYKRVDTRLGGDEAFDRLATACHAKGLTLVLDGVFNHVGREHPAVRAALDESCGKLAAADDPWHGMIRVERDGEGNPSLDVFEGHGSLVDLDHTASRTVDLVADVMGYWLDRGADGWRLDAAYAVPPSFWTRVLPQVRASHPQAWIFGEVIHGDYPAIVRESGMDSVTQYELWKSIQHSLETDNFFELDWNLQRHNAFLDAFVPQTFIGNHDVTRIASQIGQSKALLALAVLMTVGGVPSIYYGDEQGYTGIKQERFGGDDDIRPKFPDSPAELSRLGEPIYRAHQDLIGLRRRNPWLVEARTETLTLENTRYVYRSTSTDGAHSITVDLDITVDDKPSVSIVDEAGATLYRHSF, encoded by the coding sequence ATGATGACCGCCACATTTACGCCTCACGTGATGCCCGATTGGGTGCGGTACGGCATGTTCTGGCAGGTATATCCTTTGGGATTCTGCGGATGCGACATCCGTCGCCAATACGGCCGCGGCTTCAACGGGCGGGGTCTCGACGCGCTGGTCGACTGGCTGGATTACGCGATCGAGCTGGGTGCTTCGGGACTGCTGCTCGGCCCGATCTTCGAATCCTCGTCACATGGTTACGACACGTTGGATTACAAGCGCGTGGACACTCGGCTCGGCGGCGACGAGGCCTTCGACCGACTCGCTACGGCTTGCCATGCCAAGGGGCTCACGCTGGTTCTGGATGGCGTGTTCAATCATGTGGGGCGCGAGCATCCGGCCGTTCGGGCGGCATTGGACGAGTCTTGCGGCAAACTCGCCGCCGCGGACGACCCTTGGCATGGGATGATTCGAGTGGAGCGCGACGGCGAGGGCAATCCCTCACTTGACGTGTTCGAGGGGCACGGCTCACTGGTCGACCTCGACCATACGGCATCGCGGACCGTGGATCTGGTGGCCGATGTGATGGGGTACTGGCTGGACCGCGGCGCGGACGGCTGGCGTCTGGACGCCGCGTACGCCGTGCCGCCGTCGTTCTGGACGCGGGTGCTGCCGCAGGTGCGCGCGAGCCATCCGCAAGCCTGGATATTCGGCGAGGTGATCCACGGCGACTATCCGGCCATCGTGCGCGAATCCGGCATGGATTCGGTCACGCAATACGAGTTGTGGAAGTCCATCCAGCACAGTCTGGAAACCGACAACTTCTTCGAACTCGATTGGAATCTGCAGCGGCACAACGCCTTCCTTGACGCATTCGTGCCGCAGACCTTCATCGGCAACCACGACGTGACGCGCATCGCCTCGCAGATCGGCCAATCCAAGGCCCTGCTCGCGTTGGCCGTGCTGATGACCGTCGGCGGCGTGCCCAGCATCTACTACGGCGACGAACAGGGCTATACGGGCATCAAACAGGAGCGCTTCGGCGGCGACGACGACATCCGCCCGAAATTCCCCGACTCCCCCGCCGAGCTTTCCCGATTGGGCGAACCCATCTACCGCGCGCATCAGGATCTGATCGGCCTACGCCGCCGCAACCCTTGGCTGGTCGAGGCGCGCACCGAAACCCTGACATTGGAGAACACGCGCTACGTCTACCGCTCCACCAGCACGGACGGCGCGCACAGCATCACCGTGGATCTCGACATCACCGTCGACGACAAGCCCTCCGTCAGCATCGTCGACGAAGCCGGCGCGACGCTGTATCGCCATTCCTTCTGA
- a CDS encoding iron-containing alcohol dehydrogenase, translated as MNTYETLRTPHTVFGDGSLDTIGRHLTVWGARSCLLVTDKGIVGLGYAERAKQSVEQAGISCDVYDQCLPDPPDTTCLEVRDLILEGNYDAVIGLGGGSSMDTAKVAALIAGIPEDIDDLHEYSKQGSRMSETYRRPCRLITIPTTGGSGAESTPTGVITSTSLNLKFSIGNENLIADLAIIDPTLTVGMPPTPTAYCGLDALAHCMENLIGTQQNAFSELVQLDCLERIWTWLPVAFREPENLEAREHLAWAAHYAEASGAVPNGHAVAHAIGAMYHIVHGHACAMTLPTVYRHFAQAPEAADAIHKVGQRIGVAVSDDPIANGDRVADAILTFYRGFGLSGLQETLRNNGTLDTRDEFIAKAVPLVMDDFKSRLWTPAIHTGDYASKIGAVLGAIWDER; from the coding sequence ATGAACACTTACGAAACACTGCGAACCCCACACACCGTGTTTGGCGATGGCTCACTCGATACGATCGGCAGGCATCTGACCGTCTGGGGCGCGCGTTCGTGCCTGCTGGTCACCGATAAGGGCATTGTGGGACTTGGCTACGCGGAACGGGCCAAACAATCGGTCGAACAGGCGGGCATCTCCTGCGACGTGTACGACCAATGCTTGCCCGATCCGCCGGACACCACTTGTCTTGAGGTTCGCGATCTCATCCTTGAGGGGAATTACGACGCGGTCATCGGATTGGGCGGCGGATCCAGCATGGACACCGCGAAAGTCGCTGCGCTCATCGCCGGCATCCCTGAGGACATCGACGACCTACACGAGTACAGCAAACAGGGATCACGGATGTCGGAGACCTATCGCCGGCCTTGCCGTCTGATCACGATTCCCACTACAGGAGGGTCAGGTGCGGAATCCACTCCCACCGGCGTCATCACCAGCACCTCGCTGAATCTCAAATTTTCCATCGGCAATGAGAACCTCATCGCGGATCTGGCCATCATCGACCCGACGCTCACCGTCGGCATGCCGCCGACCCCCACGGCATATTGTGGTCTTGACGCGCTGGCCCATTGCATGGAAAACCTTATCGGCACGCAGCAGAACGCATTCAGCGAACTGGTACAGCTCGATTGTCTCGAACGTATTTGGACTTGGCTGCCGGTCGCGTTCCGAGAACCGGAGAATCTGGAGGCGCGCGAACACTTGGCGTGGGCGGCGCATTATGCGGAGGCGTCCGGAGCGGTGCCGAACGGCCACGCGGTGGCGCACGCGATCGGCGCCATGTATCACATCGTGCATGGGCACGCCTGCGCGATGACCTTGCCGACCGTATACCGCCATTTCGCACAGGCCCCCGAGGCGGCGGACGCGATTCACAAGGTGGGACAACGCATCGGTGTGGCCGTATCCGATGACCCGATCGCCAACGGCGATCGCGTGGCCGATGCGATACTCACTTTCTATCGCGGGTTCGGCCTGTCGGGACTCCAGGAGACGTTACGAAACAACGGCACCCTTGACACGCGCGACGAGTTCATCGCTAAAGCGGTGCCGTTGGTGATGGACGATTTCAAGTCGCGGCTGTGGACGCCCGCTATCCACACCGGCGACTACGCGTCCAAGATCGGCGCGGTGCTGGGAGCCATCTGGGATGAGCGCTAG
- a CDS encoding LysR family transcriptional regulator encodes MSHRFTQSEARMYDRRLDAVIASADLGSFGKAAERLHISVPALVKQVNTFEREHHLTLFHRSRGGVEPTIAGEQFVEDARAIIRQCDEIVRRARAAEMGGDMPVRLGVSVLRSGKRILDLWQHGAARHGGSRLEIVPMVDDYAAFENVVRHLGEHVDVVVCAFMPQWWGDVCGTLRIEDQPLAVAVPRDHPLALRRRLSVSDLEGNRVRVIARGHGGNEDARDALESNGGIEVVDFEHYDLSVFNDCVECGDLLLSKPVWSDVHPGLVTVPVDWDFTMQYGVMHALEPSAHVRRFLDEVTELAAWDMSR; translated from the coding sequence ATGAGCCATAGGTTCACACAATCGGAGGCGCGCATGTACGATCGCAGGCTCGATGCCGTCATCGCCTCGGCCGACCTCGGCAGCTTTGGCAAAGCGGCCGAACGGCTGCATATCTCCGTGCCCGCATTGGTCAAACAGGTCAACACCTTCGAACGCGAGCACCATCTCACCTTGTTCCATCGCTCGCGAGGTGGTGTGGAGCCCACGATTGCCGGAGAACAGTTCGTTGAGGATGCCAGAGCGATCATCCGGCAGTGCGATGAGATCGTGCGTCGCGCCCGTGCGGCGGAGATGGGCGGCGACATGCCGGTGAGATTGGGCGTCTCCGTGTTGCGTTCAGGCAAGCGCATCCTCGATTTATGGCAGCACGGAGCCGCGCGGCATGGCGGTTCGCGCTTGGAAATAGTGCCGATGGTCGACGATTACGCCGCATTCGAAAATGTCGTACGGCATCTGGGTGAACATGTGGATGTGGTGGTATGCGCGTTCATGCCGCAGTGGTGGGGCGATGTGTGCGGGACATTGCGTATCGAGGACCAGCCCTTGGCCGTCGCGGTGCCGCGCGACCATCCGTTGGCCCTTCGTAGGCGACTGTCGGTCAGCGATCTGGAAGGCAATCGCGTACGAGTGATCGCCCGTGGACACGGAGGCAACGAGGACGCGCGAGACGCGCTGGAATCCAATGGCGGCATTGAGGTGGTGGACTTCGAACACTACGACTTGTCCGTCTTCAACGACTGCGTCGAATGCGGCGACCTGTTGTTGTCCAAACCGGTATGGTCAGACGTCCATCCGGGATTGGTCACCGTGCCGGTCGACTGGGACTTCACCATGCAATACGGTGTGATGCATGCGCTCGAGCCATCCGCTCATGTGCGCAGATTCCTTGACGAGGTGACCGAACTGGCGGCTTGGGACATGTCTCGATGA